Proteins found in one Amycolatopsis umgeniensis genomic segment:
- the glnA gene encoding type I glutamate--ammonia ligase: protein MDRQQEFVLRTLEERDIRFVRLWFTDVLGFLKSVAVAPAELEGAFSEGIGFDGSAIEGFARVYESDMVAKPDPATFQVLPWETPDGGPYSARMFCDIAMPDGSPSWADPRHVLRRQLSKAAEAGFTCYVHPEIEFFLLASLPDDGSEPEPADNGGYFDQASHATATHFRRHAIETLEAMGISVEFSHHEGAPGQQEIDLRYADALTMADNVMTFRYVVKEVALTQGVRATFMPKPFTNQPGSGMHTHVSLFEGDRNAFYDAEDPYELSATGKAFVAGLLHHAKEISAVTNQWVNSYKRLISGSEAPTTVSWGRANRSALVRVPMYSPGKASSRRVEIRTLDSACNPYLAYAVILAAGLKGIEKGYELPPPAEDNIWQLSDAERRAAGYAQLPQNLGEALSEMEKSELLPEALGEHVYDFFLRNKRVEWDNYRSAVTPYELRTLLPVL, encoded by the coding sequence ATGGATCGCCAGCAGGAGTTCGTGCTCCGTACCTTGGAAGAGCGCGACATCCGTTTCGTCAGGCTCTGGTTCACCGACGTGCTGGGGTTTCTCAAGTCCGTCGCCGTCGCGCCCGCCGAGCTCGAGGGCGCCTTCAGCGAGGGGATCGGCTTCGACGGATCGGCCATCGAAGGGTTCGCGCGCGTCTACGAATCCGACATGGTCGCGAAGCCGGATCCGGCCACGTTCCAGGTCCTGCCCTGGGAGACCCCGGACGGCGGCCCGTACTCGGCGCGCATGTTCTGCGACATCGCGATGCCCGACGGCTCCCCGTCCTGGGCGGACCCCCGGCACGTCCTGCGCAGGCAACTCTCCAAGGCGGCCGAAGCGGGTTTCACCTGCTACGTCCACCCCGAGATCGAGTTCTTCCTGCTCGCCAGCCTGCCGGACGACGGCAGCGAGCCCGAGCCCGCGGACAACGGCGGGTACTTCGACCAGGCCAGCCACGCGACCGCGACGCACTTCCGTCGCCACGCCATCGAGACGCTCGAGGCGATGGGGATCTCGGTCGAGTTCAGCCATCACGAGGGCGCGCCCGGCCAGCAGGAGATCGACCTCAGGTATGCCGACGCGCTGACCATGGCCGACAACGTGATGACCTTCCGCTACGTCGTCAAGGAGGTCGCGCTCACCCAGGGGGTCCGCGCGACGTTCATGCCGAAGCCGTTCACCAACCAGCCGGGCTCGGGAATGCACACCCACGTGAGCCTGTTCGAGGGTGATCGCAACGCCTTCTACGACGCGGAAGACCCGTACGAGTTGTCCGCGACAGGCAAGGCCTTCGTGGCGGGGCTGCTGCATCACGCGAAGGAGATCTCCGCGGTCACCAACCAGTGGGTGAACTCCTACAAACGGCTGATCAGCGGAAGCGAGGCCCCGACGACCGTTTCGTGGGGCCGCGCCAACCGCTCCGCGCTGGTCAGGGTCCCGATGTACTCCCCGGGCAAGGCGTCGTCACGCCGAGTGGAGATCCGCACGCTCGACTCGGCCTGCAACCCCTATCTGGCGTACGCGGTCATCCTGGCCGCGGGCCTCAAGGGCATCGAGAAGGGCTACGAGCTGCCGCCTCCCGCCGAGGACAACATCTGGCAGCTCTCGGACGCCGAGCGCCGCGCGGCCGGATATGCCCAGCTCCCGCAGAACCTCGGCGAGGCGTTGTCCGAGATGGAGAAATCGGAACTTCTGCCCGAAGCGCTCGGAGAGCACGTTTACGACTTCTTCCTGCGTAACAAACGTGTTGAATGGGATAACTACCGCAGCGCGGTGACCCCGTACGAGCTGCGGACCCTGCTTCCGGTTCTCTAA
- a CDS encoding amidase has protein sequence MVRRPVFRVLTTLVAATIAASAAPAASAGGRPLDLDAADIPALQSRMSSGRLTAVGLTSAYLERIHKVDRKVNAVIAVNPAALAQAAESDARRRAGKTRGPLDGIPVLVKDNVDTRSMQTTAGSRALRSKPAKDATLLHRLRDAGAVLLGKANLSEWANFRAAKPTSGWSGVGGQTNNPYVLDRNPCGSSAGSAAGVAASLAQVAIGSETDGSIVCPAGMTSTVGHKPSLGLVSRTGVVPISAEQDTAGPMARHVVDVALTLSALQGRDPSDPATGAYPPNQPTDYAAHLRPGVLKGSRIGLWRLPVLGPDVDAVLTRTRNSLVKAGAEVVEVTPPYQARLGELEFPALLTEFHRDIDRYLATRPEGPRDLAALIDYNRSDPLEQTCFAGQELFEQALAAPGPADPGYQAMRRELTDLAKRSIDETLAKYRLDAIAAPTNPPAWKTDCKTGDNDVIPSSTPAAVAGYPAVTVPAGFVGELPVGVSFMAGQWTDARVLSYAADFERVVPARKPPRYLKTVG, from the coding sequence ATGGTGCGGCGACCGGTGTTCCGAGTTCTGACGACATTGGTCGCCGCGACCATCGCGGCGAGCGCCGCGCCCGCGGCGTCCGCGGGCGGAAGACCCCTCGATCTCGACGCCGCCGACATCCCCGCGCTCCAGTCGCGGATGTCCTCCGGACGGTTGACCGCGGTAGGTCTGACCTCGGCTTATCTCGAGCGCATCCACAAGGTCGACCGGAAGGTCAACGCGGTCATCGCGGTCAACCCCGCCGCGCTCGCGCAAGCCGCCGAGAGCGACGCCAGGCGCAGGGCGGGCAAGACCCGCGGCCCCCTCGACGGCATCCCGGTCCTGGTGAAGGACAACGTCGACACCCGCTCGATGCAGACCACCGCCGGCTCGCGCGCCCTGCGCAGCAAGCCCGCGAAAGACGCAACCTTGCTCCACCGACTGCGTGATGCGGGCGCCGTGCTCCTCGGCAAGGCGAACTTGTCCGAATGGGCGAACTTCCGCGCCGCCAAACCCACTTCCGGGTGGTCGGGCGTCGGCGGTCAGACGAACAACCCGTACGTGCTCGACCGCAATCCTTGTGGGTCATCCGCCGGATCCGCCGCGGGTGTCGCCGCATCGCTCGCCCAGGTCGCGATCGGCAGTGAGACCGACGGCTCGATCGTCTGCCCGGCCGGGATGACCTCGACCGTGGGCCACAAACCGAGCCTCGGCCTGGTCAGCCGCACCGGCGTGGTGCCGATCTCGGCCGAACAGGACACCGCCGGCCCGATGGCCAGGCACGTCGTCGACGTCGCGCTCACTCTTTCCGCGCTCCAAGGCCGCGACCCGAGCGACCCGGCCACCGGCGCGTACCCGCCTAACCAGCCGACCGACTACGCCGCGCACCTCCGGCCCGGCGTGCTGAAAGGCTCCCGGATCGGACTCTGGCGGCTGCCGGTCCTGGGTCCGGACGTCGACGCAGTGCTGACGCGGACCAGGAACTCGCTGGTCAAGGCAGGCGCCGAAGTCGTCGAAGTGACTCCGCCGTACCAGGCCAGGCTCGGCGAACTGGAGTTCCCGGCACTGCTCACCGAGTTCCACCGCGACATCGACCGCTACCTGGCCACACGCCCGGAGGGACCGCGCGACCTCGCCGCGCTGATCGACTACAACCGGTCCGACCCGCTCGAGCAGACCTGCTTCGCCGGGCAGGAACTCTTCGAACAGGCACTCGCCGCCCCCGGCCCCGCCGATCCCGGCTACCAGGCCATGCGCCGCGAGCTGACCGACCTGGCGAAACGCTCGATCGACGAGACCCTCGCCAAGTACCGCCTCGACGCGATCGCCGCGCCCACGAACCCGCCCGCCTGGAAGACCGACTGCAAGACAGGCGACAACGACGTCATCCCGTCGTCGACGCCCGCCGCGGTCGCGGGCTATCCCGCCGTGACCGTGCCCGCCGGCTTCGTCGGCGAGCTCCCGGTCGGGGTTTCGTTCATGGCGGGGCAGTGGACGGACGCCCGAGTGCTCTCCTACGCGGCCGACTTCGAACGCGTCGTCCCCGCCCGCAAACCGCCCCGCTACCTGAAGACCGTCGGATGA